In 'Nostoc azollae' 0708, the following are encoded in one genomic region:
- a CDS encoding helix-turn-helix domain-containing protein yields MTTFQLLGIQFGVSESTANSTFNYWLPLIRELLPSSLLEQVKKMHLTMK; encoded by the coding sequence ATGACAACATTTCAATTACTAGGAATTCAATTTGGAGTCAGCGAATCTACAGCAAATAGTACATTTAATTACTGGTTGCCACTCATAAGAGAATTACTGCCATCTAGTTTACTTGAACAAGTAAAAAAAATGCATCTGACTATGAAATAG
- a CDS encoding type II toxin-antitoxin system PemK/MazF family toxin, producing MIDSNATNIFAPVTKVSQIFTLDKTFLVERIGSLPDYLQEEVDQGLRTLLYLNYLS from the coding sequence ATGATTGATTCTAATGCGACAAATATTTTTGCTCCGGTAACTAAGGTATCTCAAATTTTCACACTTGATAAAACCTTCTTAGTTGAACGTATTGGTTCACTGCCAGACTATTTGCAAGAGGAAGTAGATCAGGGATTGAGAACTCTTTTATACCTCAACTACCTAAGCTAA
- the leuS gene encoding leucine--tRNA ligase, with the protein MESPQKTLYHPATIEEKWQKIWSELGLDKTPQYHNQPKFYALSMFPYPSGRLHMGHVRNYTITDVIARLKRMQGYLVLHPMGWDGFGLPAENAAIDRGVPPAKWTYQNIEQMRQQLQRLGLSLDWECELATCSPDYYKWTQWIFLQLLAAGLAYQREAAVNWDPIDQTVLANEQVDNEGRSWRSGAIVERKLLRQWFFRITDYAEELLNDLDKLTGWPERVKLMQANWIGKSIGAYLEFPIVGLDEKIGVYTTRPDTIYGVSYVVLAPEHPLTQVVTTSEQKSVVEAFIKEITNQSELERTAEDQPKRGIPTGGKAINPFTGEEVPIWIADYVLYEYGTGAVMGVPAHDVRDFKFAKEQNLAIKFVIVPEVGADETLKAAYTEVGILVNSGDFNGMNSIDAKKAIVEFAEKQNFGKLRVQYRLRDWLISRQRYWGAPIPVIHCPNCGVMPVPDKDLPVQLPEEIELSGRGGSPLAQLESWVNVPCPSCGTPAKRETDTMDTFIDSSWYFLRYPDVKNEEKIFDSNKVNYWMPVDQYVGGIEHAILHLLYSRFFTKVLRDRGLFNFDEPFQKLLTQGMVKGLTYMNPKKYGKDKWIPSHLVDANNPVDPQTGEPLKRLYATMSKSKGNGVAPEDVINKYGIDTARMFILFKAPPEKDLEWDEADVEGQFRFLNRVWRLVTNYAAAGVCKQKSELDKLSKGEKDLRRAIHIAIQAITEDVGDEYQFNTAISELMKLSNALTDASCNNSPIYAEGIQTLVIMLAPFAPHIGDELWQLLGNKNSVHTRTWPSFDPAALIADEITVVIQIMGKTRGSIQVPSHLDKAELEKYALESEVAQRYIEGKEIKKAIIVPGKLVNFVLG; encoded by the coding sequence GTGGAGTCCCCCCAAAAAACGTTATACCACCCAGCCACAATTGAGGAAAAATGGCAAAAAATATGGTCAGAACTTGGCTTAGATAAAACACCTCAATATCACAACCAGCCAAAATTCTACGCGCTTTCCATGTTCCCTTACCCATCCGGTAGGTTGCACATGGGTCACGTCCGTAACTATACAATTACTGATGTGATTGCCCGCCTCAAACGGATGCAAGGGTATCTTGTATTACATCCTATGGGTTGGGATGGCTTTGGACTGCCAGCAGAAAACGCCGCCATTGATAGAGGTGTACCCCCTGCCAAATGGACATATCAGAATATCGAGCAGATGCGGCAACAATTACAGCGCCTGGGTTTATCCTTAGATTGGGAATGTGAGCTTGCTACCTGTTCCCCAGATTATTACAAATGGACTCAATGGATTTTTCTGCAACTTTTAGCAGCAGGTTTAGCTTATCAACGAGAAGCAGCAGTTAACTGGGACCCCATCGACCAAACTGTATTAGCAAACGAACAAGTTGATAACGAAGGACGTTCATGGCGCAGTGGTGCAATAGTAGAACGTAAATTATTGCGTCAATGGTTTTTCAGAATTACCGACTATGCTGAAGAATTGTTGAATGACCTAGATAAATTAACAGGTTGGCCGGAAAGAGTCAAATTAATGCAAGCCAACTGGATAGGAAAATCCATCGGCGCATATTTAGAATTTCCCATTGTTGGGTTAGATGAAAAAATTGGCGTTTATACCACACGTCCCGATACCATTTATGGTGTTAGCTACGTCGTATTAGCCCCAGAACATCCCTTAACTCAAGTGGTCACCACTTCAGAACAAAAATCTGTGGTAGAAGCCTTTATTAAAGAAATTACTAACCAAAGCGAGTTAGAACGAACAGCGGAAGATCAACCAAAACGCGGTATTCCTACCGGTGGAAAAGCTATTAACCCCTTCACTGGGGAAGAAGTACCGATTTGGATAGCTGATTATGTTCTCTATGAATATGGTACAGGTGCGGTGATGGGTGTACCTGCCCATGATGTGCGAGATTTCAAATTTGCCAAAGAACAGAATTTAGCCATCAAATTTGTAATTGTACCAGAAGTCGGTGCAGATGAAACTTTAAAAGCAGCATATACAGAAGTAGGAATTTTGGTTAATTCTGGTGACTTCAATGGCATGAATTCTATAGATGCCAAAAAAGCCATTGTCGAATTTGCAGAAAAACAAAACTTCGGTAAATTACGGGTACAATATCGCCTTAGAGATTGGCTAATTTCTCGTCAACGTTATTGGGGCGCACCTATCCCAGTAATTCACTGTCCTAACTGTGGTGTTATGCCAGTACCAGATAAAGATTTACCTGTACAATTACCGGAAGAAATTGAGTTAAGTGGTCGTGGTGGTTCACCTTTAGCACAGTTAGAAAGTTGGGTAAATGTGCCTTGTCCTAGTTGCGGTACTCCTGCAAAACGGGAAACGGACACCATGGATACTTTTATTGATTCTTCCTGGTATTTTTTGCGTTATCCTGATGTGAAGAATGAAGAAAAGATTTTCGATTCCAATAAAGTAAATTATTGGATGCCTGTAGATCAATATGTGGGTGGAATCGAACACGCAATTTTACATTTGTTGTATTCGCGCTTCTTCACTAAAGTATTGAGAGATAGAGGTTTGTTTAACTTTGATGAACCATTTCAAAAGTTGTTAACTCAGGGAATGGTAAAGGGTTTAACTTACATGAACCCGAAAAAATATGGAAAGGATAAATGGATTCCTTCTCATTTAGTTGATGCTAATAATCCTGTAGATCCGCAAACAGGAGAACCTTTAAAGCGTCTCTATGCAACCATGTCAAAATCAAAAGGAAATGGTGTTGCACCAGAAGATGTTATTAATAAATATGGCATAGATACAGCGCGGATGTTCATCTTATTTAAAGCACCTCCTGAGAAAGATTTAGAGTGGGATGAAGCTGATGTTGAGGGACAATTCCGCTTTTTAAATCGTGTTTGGCGGTTGGTTACTAATTATGCTGCGGCGGGAGTTTGTAAGCAAAAATCAGAACTTGATAAATTAAGTAAAGGTGAAAAAGATTTGCGTCGGGCAATTCATATTGCAATTCAAGCAATTACGGAAGATGTGGGAGATGAATATCAATTCAATACCGCAATTTCGGAATTGATGAAGTTAAGTAATGCCTTGACTGATGCAAGTTGCAATAATTCACCAATTTATGCCGAAGGGATTCAAACTTTGGTGATTATGTTAGCACCTTTCGCACCGCATATTGGTGATGAATTATGGCAATTGTTGGGGAATAAAAACTCAGTGCATACCCGAACTTGGCCAAGTTTTGATCCTGCAGCTTTGATAGCTGATGAAATCACTGTGGTGATTCAAATTATGGGTAAAACTCGCGGTTCTATTCAAGTTCCTTCGCACTTAGATAAAGCTGAGTTGGAAAAATATGCTCTTGAGTCAGAGGTTGCACAGCGTTACATTGAAGGGAAGGAAATTAAGAAAGCGATCATTGTTCCTGGTAAGTTAGTGAATTTCGTTTTGGGTTAA
- a CDS encoding DUF4158 domain-containing protein, whose protein sequence is MPTDISARDIARHYILNSDDLKDINCRRRVPNRLGFAV, encoded by the coding sequence ATACCCACAGATATTAGTGCTAGAGATATAGCTCGTCACTACATCTTAAACTCTGATGACCTAAAAGATATCAATTGTCGCCGTCGCGTACCTAATCGGTTAGGATTTGCAGTCTGA
- a CDS encoding zinc ribbon domain-containing protein has protein sequence MAAALPIPQEYLDAVVKQIPLETVTALKYCPQCWIPGTAPDPMWTSLRSKYCFAYGTSLRSRCRSCNEPIMLLTFRFCPYCGQSYKQP, from the coding sequence TTGGCTGCTGCTCTTCCTATCCCCCAGGAGTACTTAGATGCTGTCGTCAAACAAATACCCCTAGAAACGGTAACTGCACTCAAATATTGTCCCCAATGTTGGATACCAGGGACGGCACCTGATCCTATGTGGACTTCACTCCGCTCAAAATATTGCTTTGCTTACGGTACAAGCTTGCGTTCGCGATGTAGAAGTTGCAACGAACCTATCATGTTGTTGACATTTAGGTTCTGTCCGTATTGTGGACAATCCTATAAACAACCGTAA
- a CDS encoding DUF4158 domain-containing protein — protein MLNLIDVKLKVIKDYGVRDTTRWDHLAEIQQIFGYVSFSISHYKKVSKWLMRLAWSMDKGIALVKAMIEEMRRCQIILPSIFTVGRLGWETRRGAQENFYWQLTQQLTPI, from the coding sequence ATGTTAAACCTAATAGATGTTAAACTTAAAGTCATTAAAGATTATGGAGTACGGGATACAACTCGATGGGACCATCTAGCTGAAATTCAACAAATTTTTGGCTATGTATCTTTTAGTATATCTCATTATAAAAAAGTTTCCAAATGGTTAATGCGACTGGCTTGGAGTATGGATAAGGGAATTGCCTTAGTTAAAGCAATGATTGAAGAAATGCGTCGGTGTCAGATCATTCTTCCTAGTATATTTACTGTAGGAAGACTGGGTTGGGAAACTAGACGAGGCGCTCAAGAGAACTTTTATTGGCAACTTACTCAACAATTAACACCAATTTAA